In Thermoanaerobaculales bacterium, one DNA window encodes the following:
- a CDS encoding D-cysteine desulfhydrase family protein — translation MSDVMQRLDAIERVRLAQLPTPVVEAPRLAAHAGLARLLIKRDDMTGLALGGNKARKLEYDLAAAVRSGSDLLVTVGGTQSNHAAMTAAAGRRLGLDAKLVLGGPDFASFGGNLALDVLYGAEIRYLVDDDDNDSLAAAMEEWVRELRAAGRRPFAVPLGGSTGAGALGYVQAVRELAAQLGDGPLQIITAVGSCGTFAGLNLGARLFLPRARVFGISVSRSAGEIRRRTLELVAEAARLLGAEVPVSPGELACFDDYGGDYGVPTAAGDDAIRLAARLEGLVLDPVYTGKSMSGLLDLARRGVLDPGVTAVFLHTGGLPIVFAFEDAVRPLAECTKIRR, via the coding sequence ATGTCAGACGTCATGCAGCGCCTCGACGCGATCGAGCGGGTGCGGCTGGCGCAGCTGCCGACGCCGGTCGTCGAGGCGCCGCGGCTCGCCGCGCACGCCGGCCTCGCCCGCCTGCTGATCAAGCGCGACGACATGACCGGGCTCGCCCTCGGTGGCAACAAGGCGCGCAAGCTCGAGTACGACCTCGCCGCGGCCGTGCGCTCCGGCAGCGACCTGCTGGTCACGGTCGGCGGCACCCAGTCCAACCATGCGGCAATGACCGCGGCCGCGGGCCGGCGACTCGGGCTCGACGCCAAGCTGGTCCTGGGCGGCCCGGACTTCGCGAGCTTCGGCGGCAACCTGGCGCTGGACGTGCTCTACGGCGCCGAGATCCGCTACTTGGTCGACGACGACGACAACGACTCGCTGGCGGCCGCCATGGAGGAGTGGGTGCGCGAGCTGCGCGCCGCCGGCCGCCGGCCGTTCGCGGTGCCGCTGGGCGGCAGCACCGGCGCCGGAGCGCTCGGCTACGTGCAGGCAGTCCGGGAGCTGGCCGCACAGCTCGGCGACGGGCCGCTGCAGATCATCACCGCGGTCGGCTCGTGCGGCACTTTCGCCGGCCTCAATCTCGGCGCACGGCTGTTCCTGCCCCGGGCGCGGGTGTTCGGGATCAGCGTCTCCCGCAGCGCCGGCGAGATCAGGCGGCGCACGCTCGAGCTGGTGGCCGAGGCGGCGCGGCTGCTCGGGGCGGAGGTGCCGGTCTCCCCCGGTGAGCTCGCGTGCTTCGACGACTACGGCGGCGACTACGGCGTTCCCACCGCTGCGGGCGACGACGCAATCCGCCTGGCGGCGCGGCTCGAAGGCCTCGTCCTCGACCCGGTCTACACCGGCAAGTCGATGAGCGGCCTGCTCGACCTCGCGCGTCGCGGCGTGCTCGACCCGGGGGTGACGGCCGTCTTCCTCCACACCGGAGGCCTGCCGATCGTGTTCGCCTTCGAGGATGCCGTCCGGCCGCTGGCCGAGTGCACGAAGATCCGGCGGTGA
- a CDS encoding ABC transporter ATP-binding protein, with translation MAFDREPPSLFERGRYGSMAAAPDLQGGRQSGGGLSVLWRYLRPHRGLVALTLLLAGLAQVLTLVDPLIFGKIIDDYVLNPRGRPESELVRGVLFWLGVAVAVALASRAATTVQEYVLRLVVARAGTEMFNDGVKQTLRLSFVDLQERTSGETMGLLQKVRFDSERFIDAAVSILYSSFVGLGFVVWYGVTRHWLLIPVFAIGVVVLGGITGTLSRKIKTVQRSIVRETARLSGTITESLRNIELVKSLGLTWPEIRRLQGYTRQILDLEMDKVRQIRALSFLQGTLVNVLRQSILFILLWLIFRDVLSAGELISFQLILGTIFGPLQQLGRVILSYRESEASLQSFDRLMQAPIERRPDEPVEIGEIERLRFDDVVFRYRGATENAIDHISFELRLGDTIAFAGPSGSGKSTLVKLLLGLYAPSSGVVSVDGVPINQLRYNRIRRQIGFVAQDPQLFSGTIRENLQLVKPTATDGEMLEVMHRAAAGQLLERSGEGLDTRIGEGGLRVSGGERQRLSIARALLREPRMFLFDEATSALDSITEQEIAATLRTVSRSRQQMVILIAHRLSTIAHADAIYVLERGRVVETGSHDALVAAQGLYAAMWRQQVGERESRPVSVADDATARSFRAQSC, from the coding sequence ATGGCGTTCGACCGGGAACCGCCGTCACTGTTCGAGCGTGGCCGCTACGGCAGCATGGCGGCTGCCCCCGACCTCCAGGGAGGCCGTCAGTCCGGAGGCGGCCTGAGCGTCCTCTGGCGGTACCTGCGACCGCACCGCGGGCTGGTCGCGCTCACGCTGCTGCTCGCCGGCCTCGCCCAGGTGCTGACGCTCGTCGACCCACTGATCTTCGGGAAGATCATCGACGACTACGTGCTCAATCCCCGGGGCCGCCCGGAGTCGGAGCTCGTCCGCGGCGTGCTCTTCTGGCTGGGCGTGGCCGTGGCCGTGGCGCTCGCCTCCCGCGCCGCGACCACCGTCCAGGAGTACGTGCTGCGGCTCGTCGTCGCCAGGGCCGGGACGGAGATGTTCAACGACGGCGTCAAGCAGACGCTGCGGCTGTCGTTCGTGGACCTCCAGGAGCGCACCAGCGGCGAGACGATGGGGCTGCTCCAGAAGGTGCGGTTCGACAGCGAGCGCTTCATCGACGCGGCGGTGAGCATCCTCTACTCGTCCTTCGTCGGGCTCGGCTTCGTCGTCTGGTACGGCGTGACCCGGCACTGGCTGCTGATCCCGGTGTTCGCCATTGGAGTGGTGGTGCTGGGGGGCATCACGGGGACGCTCAGCCGGAAGATCAAGACCGTGCAGCGGTCGATCGTCCGCGAGACCGCGCGCCTGTCCGGGACGATCACGGAGTCGCTGCGCAACATCGAGCTGGTGAAGAGCCTCGGGCTGACCTGGCCCGAGATCCGGCGCCTCCAGGGCTACACCCGGCAGATTCTCGACCTCGAGATGGACAAGGTCCGCCAGATCCGCGCCCTCTCGTTCCTGCAGGGCACCCTTGTCAACGTCCTCCGCCAGTCGATCCTCTTCATCCTGCTGTGGCTCATCTTTCGCGACGTCCTCTCGGCCGGCGAGCTGATCTCGTTCCAGCTCATCCTCGGCACGATCTTCGGCCCGCTGCAGCAGCTCGGGCGGGTCATCCTCAGCTACCGGGAGTCCGAGGCGTCGCTGCAGTCGTTCGACCGGCTCATGCAGGCGCCGATCGAGAGGCGGCCCGACGAGCCCGTGGAGATCGGCGAGATCGAGCGGCTGCGGTTCGATGACGTGGTCTTCCGCTACCGGGGTGCGACCGAGAACGCGATCGACCACATCAGCTTCGAGCTCCGGCTCGGCGACACCATCGCCTTCGCAGGGCCGTCGGGCTCGGGCAAGTCGACGCTGGTCAAGCTCCTCCTCGGGCTGTACGCACCGAGCAGTGGTGTCGTCTCCGTGGACGGGGTCCCGATCAACCAGCTTCGCTACAACCGCATCCGCCGGCAGATCGGCTTCGTCGCCCAGGACCCCCAGCTGTTCTCCGGCACGATCCGGGAGAACCTGCAGCTCGTGAAGCCGACGGCAACTGACGGGGAGATGCTCGAGGTGATGCACCGCGCCGCGGCGGGCCAGCTGCTGGAGCGGTCGGGCGAGGGCCTCGACACGCGCATTGGAGAGGGCGGGCTGCGGGTCTCGGGCGGGGAGCGCCAGCGCCTCTCCATCGCCCGCGCGCTGCTGCGCGAGCCTCGGATGTTCCTCTTCGACGAGGCGACGTCGGCGCTGGACTCGATCACCGAGCAGGAGATCGCGGCCACCCTGCGCACGGTGTCACGAAGCCGGCAGCAGATGGTGATCCTGATCGCGCACCGCCTGAGCACGATCGCTCACGCGGACGCGATCTACGTGCTCGAGCGGGGTCGTGTCGTCGAGACCGGCAGCCACGATGCGCTGGTCGCGGCGCAGGGGCTCTACGCCGCGATGTGGCGGCAGCAGGTCGGTGAGCGCGAGTCGCGGCCCGTCTCAGTAGCCGACGATGCCACAGCCCGGTCGTTCCGGGCACAGTCGTGCTAA
- the acpS gene encoding holo-ACP synthase, whose product MILGIGCDLVEVRRVERQLESEGRGFLEQLFTPGEIAYCEAKRYPARHLSARLAAKEAVFKALALDRSEGFLWKQAEVRSDVAGRPSLVLHGRLRELADGRGVRSVHVALSHTDSVAAANVVLEA is encoded by the coding sequence GTGATCCTTGGGATCGGCTGCGATCTGGTCGAGGTGAGGCGGGTCGAGCGCCAGCTCGAGAGCGAGGGACGGGGCTTCCTCGAGCAGCTGTTCACGCCCGGCGAGATCGCGTACTGCGAGGCCAAGCGCTACCCGGCCCGGCACCTGTCGGCGCGCCTCGCTGCCAAGGAGGCGGTGTTCAAGGCCCTCGCCCTCGACCGCAGCGAGGGCTTCCTTTGGAAGCAGGCGGAGGTCCGCAGCGACGTGGCCGGGCGGCCTTCGCTCGTGCTGCACGGCCGGCTGCGCGAGCTCGCCGACGGGCGGGGCGTTCGCTCGGTGCACGTCGCGCTGTCGCATACCGACTCCGTTGCGGCCGCCAACGTCGTGCTCGAGGCCTGA
- a CDS encoding serine hydrolase: MSRFHRVLVPAFGFAAALVAGAPAAAGTCDAAAVAALVAQLDADGGAARWEAAASLGGCGAAALPALEAACADDRARVRQGAARALGLVGPEAAAAVPELTAALADPEPAVRESAADALGRIGPAAASAIAPLIATFAGEDPSLAGVAAVALGRLGGAGVPALSEALGDARDSVRFSAAIALGRLGPAASAAAPALARALGDRDARVRSCAAAAIGAIGAGAAAAVPALVKALPDRDEDVRRAARIAVAAIAPSYRAAPPPRDEVVATIDGLVPRLMLEHRVPGVAIALIDGGEVAWSKAYGVSDADKGTPVTSETLFEAASMSKPVFAILTLQLVDGGLLDLDRPLAEYGGELYAPGDESWRRITARMALAHTTGLPNWRPGEEEREGPLPLLFAPGARFGYSGEGVFYLQRVVEGLTGRPLDVLARTSLFDCLGLDGSSFAWSPDLDRVLAGGHGEDGSPLTRSRYTHPNAAYTLYTTAGEYARIMVEVMKAARGDSEVLSQTSAREMLRDQVALDARDPIERPFSGEGRAVLWGLGWSLNTTAGGEVFHHSGANRTGFRCFSQFSLERGSGLVIMTNSLGGGELWTRLVATVGDW; this comes from the coding sequence ATGAGCCGGTTCCACCGAGTGCTCGTTCCTGCCTTCGGTTTCGCGGCCGCGCTGGTCGCCGGTGCGCCTGCGGCGGCCGGGACGTGTGACGCCGCAGCCGTCGCCGCTCTCGTCGCGCAGCTCGACGCCGACGGCGGCGCCGCCCGCTGGGAGGCGGCGGCCTCGCTCGGCGGCTGCGGCGCCGCCGCGCTGCCGGCCCTCGAGGCGGCCTGCGCTGACGACCGCGCTCGCGTCCGGCAGGGCGCGGCGCGCGCCCTCGGCCTGGTCGGGCCGGAGGCCGCCGCCGCGGTGCCGGAGCTCACAGCGGCGCTGGCCGACCCCGAGCCGGCGGTGCGCGAGAGCGCGGCCGACGCGCTCGGCCGGATCGGGCCGGCCGCGGCATCGGCGATCGCCCCCTTGATCGCCACCTTCGCCGGCGAGGACCCCTCCCTCGCCGGCGTGGCCGCAGTCGCGCTCGGCCGGCTCGGTGGCGCCGGAGTGCCCGCGCTCAGCGAGGCGCTCGGCGACGCCCGCGACAGCGTGCGCTTCTCCGCCGCCATCGCCCTCGGCCGCCTCGGCCCGGCCGCTTCTGCCGCAGCTCCGGCGCTGGCGCGAGCGCTCGGCGACCGCGACGCGAGGGTGCGGAGCTGCGCCGCGGCGGCCATCGGCGCGATCGGAGCCGGGGCGGCCGCCGCGGTGCCGGCGCTCGTCAAGGCGCTGCCCGACCGCGACGAGGACGTGCGGCGCGCGGCGCGGATCGCGGTGGCCGCGATCGCCCCATCCTATCGGGCGGCGCCGCCGCCCCGCGACGAGGTCGTGGCGACGATCGATGGGCTCGTCCCGAGGCTGATGTTGGAGCACCGCGTCCCCGGCGTCGCGATCGCTCTGATCGACGGGGGCGAGGTCGCGTGGTCGAAGGCGTACGGCGTGAGCGATGCCGACAAGGGGACGCCGGTCACGAGCGAGACCCTGTTCGAGGCCGCCTCGATGAGCAAGCCGGTGTTCGCAATTCTCACGCTGCAGCTCGTCGACGGTGGCCTGCTCGACCTCGACCGGCCGCTCGCCGAGTACGGGGGCGAGCTCTATGCGCCGGGCGACGAAAGCTGGCGGCGCATCACCGCGCGGATGGCGCTCGCGCACACGACCGGGCTTCCCAACTGGCGTCCCGGCGAGGAGGAGCGCGAGGGCCCGCTGCCCCTGCTGTTCGCGCCTGGCGCGCGCTTCGGCTACTCCGGCGAGGGCGTCTTCTACCTGCAGCGGGTCGTCGAGGGCCTCACCGGCCGGCCGCTCGACGTGCTCGCCCGCACGTCCCTCTTCGATTGCCTCGGCCTGGACGGCTCGAGCTTCGCCTGGAGTCCGGACCTCGACCGCGTGCTGGCCGGCGGCCACGGCGAGGATGGGAGCCCCCTCACGAGGTCGCGGTACACCCATCCGAACGCGGCCTACACGCTCTACACCACCGCCGGGGAGTACGCCCGGATCATGGTCGAGGTGATGAAAGCGGCGCGCGGCGACTCGGAGGTGCTGTCGCAGACGTCGGCGCGCGAGATGCTGCGGGACCAGGTCGCGCTCGACGCGCGGGACCCGATCGAGCGGCCCTTCTCCGGCGAGGGCCGCGCCGTGCTGTGGGGGCTCGGCTGGTCGCTCAACACCACGGCCGGCGGCGAGGTCTTCCACCACAGCGGCGCTAACCGCACCGGCTTCCGCTGCTTCAGCCAGTTCTCGCTCGAGCGGGGCTCGGGCCTGGTCATCATGACCAACTCACTCGGCGGCGGCGAGTTGTGGACGCGGCTGGTCGCGACGGTCGGGGACTGGTGA
- a CDS encoding transcriptional repressor yields the protein MTAQRLAVLAAVSGRPHATADDVAKVVRAEIGVISRQAVYDALGMLADKGLIRRIQPAGSPARYEGRTADNHHHLICRACGRMVDVDCAVGAAPCLTPADDAGYEIDEAEVVYWGRCPECLAQTPGGSGTDEGGVRVRRVPQTRDDNDAGQAATDDQIDQREGEPTCQTNPASAR from the coding sequence GTGACGGCTCAACGCCTGGCCGTCCTGGCGGCGGTGTCGGGTCGACCCCACGCCACGGCGGACGACGTCGCCAAGGTGGTACGGGCCGAGATCGGCGTCATCTCCCGCCAGGCGGTGTACGACGCCCTCGGCATGCTGGCTGACAAAGGTCTCATCCGGCGCATCCAGCCCGCCGGATCGCCGGCGCGCTACGAGGGCAGGACTGCCGACAACCACCACCACCTGATCTGCCGCGCCTGCGGCCGGATGGTCGATGTCGACTGCGCAGTCGGTGCCGCACCATGCCTGACCCCTGCCGACGACGCGGGCTACGAGATCGACGAGGCCGAGGTGGTCTACTGGGGCCGCTGCCCCGAGTGCCTCGCCCAGACCCCGGGAGGGTCGGGGACCGACGAGGGCGGCGTCCGTGTCCGGCGCGTTCCGCAGACACGTGACGACAACGACGCAGGCCAAGCTGCAACCGACGATCAAATCGACCAACGGGAAGGAGAACCGACATGTCAGACGAATCCAGCAAGTGCCCGGTGA
- the acsA gene encoding acetate--CoA ligase gives MSNIGSYEERLQSFDWSIAERELGYRAGDVINIGYHCSDRICQLGQGGKPALLWEDHQGHEKRFTFDDLRVLSNTIAAFLVRLGVEPGERVCLFMDRVPELYIGFLGVLKMGGIVQPLFSAFREDSLVTRLKDAGTCVVITQRKHLPVVRRTREQLPSLRQIVVVDSEGAQLKAGEVAFDLAGEPRVEAFDVFPSTAETPSVLHYTSGTTGQPKGAQHVHYSLISQYLTTKWVLDLQADDIYWCNADPGWVTGTSYGIIGPWANGATQAVLDAGFSAPRWYAFLQKYRVTVWYSAPTAIRLLMREGTELVRGYDLSALRHLASVGEPLNAEAVLWSKEAFGRPFHDTYWQTETGCIVVTNLPGMPIKPGSMGKPFPGITAAVVDLKTSEPLDQPGAVGLIGLRPGWPSMIRGYWNNPVGYAGKFKNGWYLTGDRASKDNDGYFWFVGRDDDVINTGGHLVGPFEIESALLEHPAVAESAAVATPDPTNMEVVKAFVTLKKGHEGSDDLELEIMNFIRKRLSPLAMPQKIQFVAGLPKTRSGKIMRRVLRAQEFGEPVGDISTLMDE, from the coding sequence GTGAGCAACATCGGGAGCTACGAGGAGCGGCTGCAGAGCTTCGACTGGTCGATCGCGGAGCGGGAGCTCGGCTACCGCGCCGGCGACGTCATCAACATCGGCTACCACTGCAGCGACCGGATCTGTCAGCTCGGCCAGGGCGGCAAGCCGGCGCTGCTGTGGGAGGACCACCAGGGCCACGAGAAGCGCTTCACCTTCGACGACCTCAGGGTGCTGTCGAACACCATCGCCGCCTTCCTGGTGCGGCTCGGAGTGGAGCCGGGCGAGCGCGTCTGCCTGTTCATGGACCGCGTGCCCGAGCTCTACATCGGCTTCCTCGGAGTCCTCAAGATGGGCGGGATCGTTCAGCCCCTGTTCTCGGCGTTCCGCGAGGACTCGCTCGTGACCCGCCTTAAGGACGCGGGGACCTGCGTGGTCATCACCCAGCGCAAGCACCTGCCGGTGGTGCGCAGGACGCGCGAGCAGCTGCCCAGCCTGCGCCAGATCGTGGTCGTGGACAGCGAGGGCGCTCAGCTCAAGGCCGGAGAGGTGGCGTTCGACCTCGCGGGCGAGCCGCGGGTGGAGGCGTTCGACGTCTTTCCCTCGACCGCCGAGACGCCGTCGGTGCTGCACTACACCTCGGGCACCACCGGCCAGCCCAAGGGCGCCCAGCACGTGCACTACTCGCTGATCTCGCAGTACCTGACGACCAAGTGGGTGCTCGATCTGCAGGCGGACGACATCTACTGGTGCAACGCCGACCCGGGCTGGGTGACCGGCACCTCGTACGGGATCATCGGCCCGTGGGCCAACGGGGCCACGCAGGCGGTGCTCGACGCGGGCTTCAGCGCCCCGCGCTGGTACGCGTTCCTACAGAAGTACCGGGTCACGGTGTGGTACTCGGCGCCGACCGCGATCCGCCTCCTGATGCGCGAGGGCACCGAGCTGGTGCGCGGCTACGACCTCAGCGCGCTGCGTCACCTGGCCAGCGTCGGCGAGCCACTCAACGCCGAGGCCGTGCTGTGGTCGAAGGAGGCCTTCGGGCGGCCCTTCCACGACACCTATTGGCAGACCGAGACCGGCTGCATCGTGGTCACCAACCTGCCCGGCATGCCGATCAAGCCGGGCTCGATGGGCAAGCCGTTCCCTGGCATCACCGCCGCCGTCGTCGACCTCAAGACGTCCGAACCGCTCGACCAGCCCGGCGCGGTCGGGCTGATCGGCCTCAGGCCGGGCTGGCCGTCGATGATCCGCGGCTACTGGAACAACCCTGTCGGCTACGCCGGCAAGTTCAAGAACGGCTGGTACCTGACCGGTGACCGCGCCAGCAAGGACAACGACGGCTACTTCTGGTTCGTCGGCCGCGACGACGACGTCATCAACACCGGCGGGCACCTGGTCGGGCCATTCGAGATCGAGAGCGCGCTGCTCGAGCACCCGGCGGTGGCCGAGTCGGCGGCGGTGGCCACGCCCGATCCGACCAACATGGAGGTGGTCAAGGCCTTCGTGACCCTCAAGAAGGGCCACGAGGGCAGCGACGATCTCGAGCTGGAGATCATGAACTTCATCCGCAAGAGGCTCTCGCCCCTTGCCATGCCGCAGAAGATCCAGTTCGTCGCGGGCCTGCCCAAGACCCGCAGCGGCAAGATCATGCGGCGGGTGCTGCGGGCGCAGGAGTTCGGGGAGCCGGTCGGGGACATATCGACGCTGATGGACGAGTGA
- a CDS encoding L-2-amino-thiazoline-4-carboxylic acid hydrolase: MVRASDSEVVLHIRACEWARYFRERHFSVGYLVACSTDDAELRAVTDNLRMQRTSTIMEGGTVCDFRVYKV, encoded by the coding sequence GTGGTCCGGGCGTCGGACAGCGAGGTGGTCCTCCACATCAGGGCGTGCGAGTGGGCGCGTTACTTCCGGGAGCGCCACTTCTCGGTCGGCTACCTCGTCGCATGCAGCACCGACGATGCCGAGTTGCGTGCGGTCACCGACAACCTGCGGATGCAGCGCACCTCGACCATCATGGAGGGCGGGACGGTCTGCGACTTCAGGGTCTACAAGGTCTGA
- the katG gene encoding catalase/peroxidase HPI — protein MSDESSKCPVTGGQHKRATTNRDWWPDQLNLKILHQNSPVRDPMGKEFNYAEEFKSLDLAAVKKDLYALMTDSQDWWPADYGHYGGLFIRMAWHSAGTYRISDGRGGASSGTQRFAPLNSWPDNANLDKARRLLWPIKQKYGRRISWADLMILAGNCALESMGFKTFGFAGGREDVWEPEEDIDWGTEARWLGDQRYSGDRVLENPYGAVQMGLIYVNPEGPNGQPDPVASGRDIRETFARMAMNDEETVALTAGGHTFGKCHGAASDAQYIGREPEGASLEEQGLGWKNSFGSGKAGDTITSGLEGAWTPNPTKWDTGYFDMLFGYEWELVKSPAGHWQWQAKDVADEHMVPDAHDPSKKHPPIMTTADMAMRMDPTYEKISRRFHANPEQFANAFARAWFKLTHRDMGPISRYLGPEVPSEELIWQDPVPAVDHELIGPRDISTLKRRILGSKLSIAQLVTTAWASASTFRNSDKRGGANGARIRLAPQKDWEVNQPAQLAAVLKVLERIQNSFNRSRSGGKRVSLADLIVLGGCAAVEQAARNAGFDVKVPFTPGRTDASQEQTDISSFAVLELKADGFRNYLAGGFRRPAEHLLVDRAQLLTLTAPEMTVLVGGLRVLGANHGGSKHGVFTDRPGALSNDFFVNLLDMGTEWKEAADGTFVGLDRATGEPRWTGTRVDLVFGSNSELRALAEVYACDDAGEKFVRDFVAAWDKIMNIDRFDLR, from the coding sequence ATGTCAGACGAATCCAGCAAGTGCCCGGTGACAGGCGGACAGCACAAGAGGGCGACGACCAACCGCGACTGGTGGCCGGATCAGCTCAACCTGAAGATCCTCCACCAGAACTCTCCCGTGCGCGATCCGATGGGCAAGGAGTTCAACTATGCCGAGGAGTTCAAGAGCCTCGACCTGGCTGCCGTGAAGAAGGACCTCTACGCGCTGATGACCGACTCGCAGGACTGGTGGCCGGCGGACTACGGCCACTATGGAGGCCTGTTCATCCGGATGGCGTGGCACAGCGCCGGCACGTATCGCATCAGCGACGGCCGCGGCGGCGCCTCCTCCGGCACGCAGCGCTTCGCGCCGCTCAACAGCTGGCCCGACAACGCCAACCTCGACAAGGCCCGCCGGCTGCTGTGGCCGATCAAGCAGAAGTACGGCCGCAGGATCTCCTGGGCCGACCTGATGATCCTGGCCGGCAACTGTGCATTGGAGTCGATGGGTTTCAAGACCTTCGGCTTCGCCGGCGGGCGCGAGGACGTCTGGGAGCCGGAGGAGGACATCGACTGGGGCACCGAGGCCCGGTGGCTCGGCGACCAGCGCTACAGCGGCGACCGGGTGCTCGAGAACCCGTACGGCGCCGTGCAGATGGGCCTGATCTACGTGAACCCTGAGGGGCCGAACGGCCAGCCGGACCCGGTCGCCTCAGGCCGCGACATCCGCGAGACCTTCGCGCGCATGGCCATGAACGACGAGGAAACGGTCGCGCTCACCGCCGGCGGACACACCTTTGGCAAGTGCCACGGCGCCGCCTCGGACGCGCAGTACATCGGTCGGGAGCCCGAAGGCGCTTCCCTCGAGGAGCAGGGCCTGGGCTGGAAGAACAGCTTCGGCAGCGGCAAGGCCGGCGACACGATCACCAGCGGGCTCGAAGGCGCCTGGACACCGAACCCGACAAAGTGGGACACGGGCTACTTCGACATGCTGTTCGGCTACGAGTGGGAGCTGGTGAAGAGCCCCGCCGGTCACTGGCAGTGGCAGGCGAAGGATGTCGCCGACGAGCACATGGTGCCCGACGCGCACGACCCTTCGAAGAAGCACCCGCCGATCATGACCACCGCGGACATGGCGATGCGGATGGACCCCACTTACGAGAAGATCTCGCGCCGCTTCCACGCCAACCCCGAGCAGTTCGCCAACGCCTTCGCGCGGGCTTGGTTCAAGCTCACCCACCGCGACATGGGCCCGATCTCGCGCTACCTCGGCCCGGAGGTCCCGAGCGAGGAGCTGATCTGGCAGGACCCGGTCCCCGCGGTCGATCACGAGCTGATCGGACCGCGCGACATCTCCACCCTCAAGCGCAGGATCCTGGGATCGAAGCTCTCCATCGCACAGCTGGTGACAACCGCCTGGGCGTCAGCGTCGACCTTCCGCAACTCCGACAAGCGGGGCGGGGCGAACGGGGCGCGGATCCGCCTGGCGCCGCAGAAGGACTGGGAGGTGAACCAGCCGGCCCAGCTGGCGGCGGTGCTCAAGGTCCTGGAGCGGATCCAGAACAGCTTCAACCGCTCGCGGTCCGGCGGCAAGCGGGTTTCGCTCGCCGACCTGATCGTCCTCGGCGGCTGCGCCGCCGTCGAGCAGGCGGCGAGGAACGCCGGCTTCGATGTGAAGGTCCCCTTCACGCCCGGGCGGACGGACGCCTCGCAGGAACAGACCGATATCAGCTCGTTCGCGGTGCTCGAGCTCAAGGCGGACGGCTTCCGCAACTATCTCGCCGGCGGCTTCCGGCGTCCGGCCGAGCACCTGCTGGTGGATCGCGCGCAGCTGCTGACGCTGACCGCTCCCGAGATGACGGTGCTCGTCGGCGGCCTGCGCGTGCTCGGCGCCAACCACGGCGGGTCGAAGCACGGCGTCTTCACCGACCGGCCCGGGGCCCTGAGCAACGACTTCTTCGTCAACCTCTTGGACATGGGCACCGAGTGGAAGGAGGCCGCGGACGGCACCTTCGTGGGCCTCGATCGCGCGACCGGAGAGCCCCGGTGGACCGGCACCCGCGTCGACCTGGTCTTCGGCTCGAACTCCGAGCTGCGGGCGCTGGCCGAGGTCTACGCCTGTGACGACGCCGGGGAGAAGTTCGTGCGCGACTTCGTGGCGGCCTGGGACAAAATCATGAACATCGATCGTTTTGACCTTCGCTGA